The genomic stretch AAACAACGGCCCATAGCGCTCGTCAAGATAATACGGAACCGATTGGGTAATTGAAAACACATCATCTAGTAAAACCACTTGCTGTTTTTTCGGTATATCTTCAAACCAGGAGTCAAATGTCAGCGCATCAGATCCGCCTGACAAATTGGCCAGCAGCCCGTGTTTGTATCCGCGTCTTACTGCCTTTCCGACTGTATTCCATTCACCTGCTTCGTTTTTTTCCATAAACAGACGAATATCACAAGGGTATTGTTCCTTATCTTGAATGTTTAAGTAAGGCTGAAGCAAATATTGATGCTGAAGCACTTTTTTGCACCATGTTTTAAAAGAAGTCTGGTTGGAAAACGTTTTTGTCTGCTTATCCTTTCCGATGTGATAAGTAGCAGTGATGTTTTTCTTGCCCAGCTTCAAAAGAATCACGCCTCTGCCTCCCGCGCCGAATGCCGGTTTAAGGATGCAGGCTTTTTCTTTGGATAAAAAGGAGTGAATTTGTTCGTAGCGGCTCACCTTTATCGTTTCGGGAATATAGGGATTGATTACAGAGTGCTGCTGCAAATCGTGAAGGACGGTCCACTTATCGGGAAGACCCCGCCCGATAAATTCCGTTTTCGGATATTTTTTGAGCCACTCAACGATTGGTTTTGCTTTTTGGGAATGTGAATCCTTGCCGTAAAAACAGCGATCATAAATATAATCTGGAATCGCCATTTCAGTTTCGTTCCATGTGCTGCTGGCCGAATGATAGACCGATGCTTTGACACGCAAAGTGTCAGGTGAAATATCAAATGGTGTAAACCGGATGAAACGTATGCCGAATTCGGGTGCTCTTTTGGCCAGTTCTGCGGAATAATCCGCTTCATGCTGGCGGGATAAGGACATAAAACCGAGTGTTATCATGGTGAGACTCCCCCTTTTATTCAAAAGCTGCCGGCGGGTGTCCGCAGCTTTACACTAAATACATGTAAGACGAACGCAGCTGACGGTATTCTACTTTACAGAATACGATTCTCCACCTTGCCCTATTCCAAAAGAACAAGCTGATTTTCTAAGAACAGGAATTTGTCTCCTCGTTTGCTAAGTGATTGCATGAGCCTCTATAATACGTATAGGTACATAATCTATATGAAAAAAGCTGAAGCACAGATGGAGGAAGATGAATAGGAATGGGTATTGCAGGAACCTTTATTTTTATGATCGTGATCGGCGCTGCCATTGGAGCGGTGACCAATCATTTAGCAATTCAAATGCTGTTTAGGCCGTATAAAGCGTACTATTTGTTTGGGAAACGAGTTCCTTTTACGCCCGGGCTGATTCCAAGACGGCGAGATGAACTTGCAAAACAAATGGGACTGATGGTAGTCAATCATCTCTTAACCCCTGAAGGCATTAAAAAGCGGCTCGTCTCTGATGCAGCCAAAACGCAGGCTCTTCGAGTGGGGGAACAGCTGATTCAAAAGCTGTCACTTTCTGAAGTGACAGTAAAAGAAGCGCTTGAAAAAGCCGGGATGAAGCGCCCCGAAAAAGCTGCTGATGCATGGATCAGCAGCTGGACCGATGATAAGCTGCATGAGCTTTTCCGCCAATACGGGGACCAATCGTTAAAAGAGCTGGTGCCTATAGAGGTGCAGGAAAAGCTTGAGGAAAAAATTCCGATGATTTCAGGATATATATTGTCACGGAGTGTCCGTTATTTTGAAAGTGATGAAGGAAAAATCCGTCTTGGCAATATGATTGATGACTTTTTAAAAGAGCGCGGCATGCTTGGAAGCATGGTGCAATTGTTTCTTGGCAATTCAAGCCTTGCGGATCGCGTGCTGCCGGAGCTGCTGAAATTCTTGCGCAATGAGGAAACAAATAAATTGCTTTCTGATCTCTTAAAAAACGAATGGGGCAAGCTGAGGGAGTATACGTTTAATGAAGCAGATGAAAAATGGAATGCAAAGGCGCTCATTTTCAGTTTGAAACGAAGAGTGCTGCAAGCATTTTCGACTGCCCCTTTCTTCAACAATACGATTGGCACGCTTACCGTCCGCTATGAATCTGAGCTGACCCAGCAAATGCTGCCGGCACTATTAGACAAATTGCTTGAAGGTATTTCGTCCAACCTTGAAAGTGTCTTAAAACGGTTGCGTCTTGAGGAAATCGTCAAGGAGCAGGTGGATCAGTTCCCGGTGGAGCGTCTTGAAGAAATGGTGCTGTCCATTTCAAAAAAAGAATTTAAAATGATTACCTATTTGGGGGGCCTTCTCGGCGGAATTATAGGCGCGATTCAAGCATTGTTTGTCATCCTTTTTTAAGAAGAAATGGTTTTTGATTAATGAAAGGAGCTCCATAGTCTGTTATAGTGGAGTGGTATGTCAAACGGCAATGATGAAAGGAGCTATTTACAATGGCTGTTAATTTTTATGATGTAGCGTATGATCTGGAAAATGCATTACGCGGGAGCGAAGAATTCACCCGTTTAAAAAACCTTTACGACGAAGTTAACGCAGATGAATCAGCGAAGCGCATGTTCGAAAACTTCCGTGATGTACAGCTTAGACTCCAGCAAAAACAAATGGCAGGAGAAGAGATTACACAAGAAGAAGTGACGCAGGCTCAAAAAACAGTTGCGCTTGTACAGCAGCACGAAAAAATTTCTCAGCTGATGGAAGCGGAGCAGCGCATGAGCATGCTGATTGGTGAATTGAACAAAATCATTATGAAGCCTTTAGAAGAGCTTTACGGCAGTGTTGAAGGCTAATAAGCAAAATCCCTTCTTGGATAAGAAGGGATTTTTTATTCACTCAGCAAACTTGGAAATCCAATGAATCTTTTACCTCTCCATTGATGATGACTGATAATGTATGAATTCCTTTGTAATGCTTTCTGGTGGTTAAATCCTTAAAGGATTGGATTCTTGTGTATGACTTCGTTTCGTTTTTTCGTATATTTGTTTCTGTTATTTTAAATACTTTCTGATGACGCTGGCCTCTTGCTTTTACAAAATCAATTGCGTACTCAATTCTTACTTTTTGATCCCTGTCTGAATGAATATAGAAAGAAA from Bacillus subtilis subsp. subtilis str. 168 encodes the following:
- the yheA gene encoding hypothetical protein (Evidence 4: Unknown function but conserved in other organisms; PubMedId: 19429628, 22720735); translated protein: MAVNFYDVAYDLENALRGSEEFTRLKNLYDEVNADESAKRMFENFRDVQLRLQQKQMAGEEITQEEVTQAQKTVALVQQHEKISQLMEAEQRMSMLIGELNKIIMKPLEELYGSVEG
- the yheB gene encoding hypothetical protein (Evidence 4: Unknown function but conserved in other organisms; PubMedId: 16684363), which translates into the protein MGIAGTFIFMIVIGAAIGAVTNHLAIQMLFRPYKAYYLFGKRVPFTPGLIPRRRDELAKQMGLMVVNHLLTPEGIKKRLVSDAAKTQALRVGEQLIQKLSLSEVTVKEALEKAGMKRPEKAADAWISSWTDDKLHELFRQYGDQSLKELVPIEVQEKLEEKIPMISGYILSRSVRYFESDEGKIRLGNMIDDFLKERGMLGSMVQLFLGNSSLADRVLPELLKFLRNEETNKLLSDLLKNEWGKLREYTFNEADEKWNAKALIFSLKRRVLQAFSTAPFFNNTIGTLTVRYESELTQQMLPALLDKLLEGISSNLESVLKRLRLEEIVKEQVDQFPVERLEEMVLSISKKEFKMITYLGGLLGGIIGAIQALFVILF
- the spaC gene encoding spore coat associated protein, subunit C (Evidence 2b: Function from indirect experimental evidences (e.g. phenotypes); PubMedId: 15231775, 25035995; Product type f: factor), encoding MITLGFMSLSRQHEADYSAELAKRAPEFGIRFIRFTPFDISPDTLRVKASVYHSASSTWNETEMAIPDYIYDRCFYGKDSHSQKAKPIVEWLKKYPKTEFIGRGLPDKWTVLHDLQQHSVINPYIPETIKVSRYEQIHSFLSKEKACILKPAFGAGGRGVILLKLGKKNITATYHIGKDKQTKTFSNQTSFKTWCKKVLQHQYLLQPYLNIQDKEQYPCDIRLFMEKNEAGEWNTVGKAVRRGYKHGLLANLSGGSDALTFDSWFEDIPKKQQVVLLDDVFSITQSVPYYLDERYGPLFELGLDICLAKDGRIWILDINSKPGRKSILRVSPEQKEQLYTCPLKRCQYLFSEQSQKGVLPRES